A window of the Corythoichthys intestinalis isolate RoL2023-P3 chromosome 6, ASM3026506v1, whole genome shotgun sequence genome harbors these coding sequences:
- the septin4b gene encoding septin 4b isoform X2 codes for MVAGESGLGKSTLVNSLFLTDLYKDRKLLNAEERIMQTVEITKHTVDIEEKGVKLKLTIVDTPGFGDAVNNTECWKPVADYIDQQFEQYFRDESGLNRKNIQDNRVHCCLYFISPFGHGLRPLDVEFMRALHEKVNIVPVLAKADTLTPSEVKKKKIKIREEIEQYGIKIYQFPDCDSDEDDDFKQQDHELKESIPFAVIGSNTVVEAKGKRVRGRLYPWGIVEVENSAHCDFVKLRNMLVRTHMQDLKDVTRETHYENYRAHCIQNMTRMVVKERNRNKLTRESGTDFPIPAMGDVADSQTEQLIREKDEELRRMQEMLQRIQDQMHTRKDAY; via the exons AACGAATCATGCAAACAGTAGAAATCACCAAGCACACTGTAGATATAGAAGAaaagggtgtcaaactcaagctGACCATTGTGGACACTCCGGGCTTTGGTGATGCAGTCAACAACACAGAATG CTGGAAGCCAGTGGCCGACTATATCGACCAGCAGTTCGAGCAATACTTCCGGGATGAAAGCGGCCTCAACCGTAAAAACATCCAGGACAACCGCGTGCACTGCTGCCTCTACTTCATCTCCCCCTTCGGCCATGG CCTTCGACCACTGGATGTGGAATTCATGAGAGCCCTGCATGAGAAGGTGAACATTGTTCCAGTCTTGGCCAAAGCAGACACACTCACCCCAAGTGAGGtcaagaagaagaaaatcaaG ATTAGAGAAGAGATCGAGCAATACGGTATTAAGATTTATCAGTTCCCCGACTGCGACTCTGATGAAGACGACGACTTCAAGCAACAGGATCACGAGCTGAAG GAAAGCATTCCATTTGCAGTCATTGGCAGCAACACTGTGGTGGAAGCCAAAGGGAAGAGAGTGCGAGGTCGTCTTTACCCTTGGGGGATTGTTGAAG TTGAGAACTCGGCCCACTGCGACTTTGTGAAGCTGAGGAACATGCTGGTTCGAACTCACATGCAGGACCTGAAAGACGTGACCCGGGAGACCCACTACGAGAACTACAGAGCCCACTGCATCCAGAACATGACACGCATGGTTGTCAAGGAGCGCAACCGCAA CAAGCTAACCAGGGAGAGCGGCACAGACTTCCCCATCCCCGCAATGGGCGACGTCGCCGACAGCCAGACGGAACAGCTGATTCGGGAAAAAGACGAGGAG TTGCGGCGTATGCAGGAGATGCTGCAGAGGATTCAGGATCAAATGCACACAAGGAAAGATGCCTACTGA